One region of Tumebacillus amylolyticus genomic DNA includes:
- a CDS encoding WXG100 family type VII secretion target has product MFHADSYNLRYAAHQFGACANEMRGQAKRYSNSAQHLLQYWKGDAAQSFCYVHEQMAQDMQQLAGALERTASELQTLANRNDHVQELKRQAQQVEWQLQSLNSSDPNYESEAHYYRQRAHDLYYAAEMEARADDERAASAFREIESVMNSLFLHAVQNHSSASASSTPKVHPWWEKAMDFVSGAVYSIASSSSWGLLEWAVDDEADLRSDEYMEGKIFGDYLSTGIGVVTALDGLLVAAGGAAGGVLLSWTGVGAVAGAGVAVAGVAEAGYGAGIAYKGYSNLKQDQALMEARKSQSESVGPGESSSTKNSESTASAKKPLPDWLKKQWDAGNTFNKENRPRYPYNEVEVVVDGQKYVVDSYVPGKEIVSRKYTQLAEIQEKTAFSYLSEFTKKYSSGAKITDGRFNPNALKGGRLEGELVLEVPIQFQAIPQKILDEATKRFIIIRDINGKVYN; this is encoded by the coding sequence GTGTTTCATGCGGATTCTTATAACCTACGATATGCGGCACACCAGTTTGGTGCATGTGCCAACGAGATGAGAGGGCAGGCCAAGCGATACAGCAATTCTGCGCAACATCTCTTGCAGTACTGGAAAGGGGACGCGGCGCAGAGCTTTTGCTATGTTCACGAGCAGATGGCGCAGGACATGCAGCAGTTGGCAGGTGCTCTGGAGCGAACGGCGAGCGAGCTTCAAACGCTGGCGAACCGGAACGACCACGTGCAAGAACTCAAGCGTCAAGCCCAGCAGGTCGAGTGGCAGTTGCAAAGTCTCAACTCCTCAGACCCGAATTACGAGAGTGAAGCCCATTACTACCGCCAGCGTGCGCATGATTTGTATTACGCGGCGGAGATGGAGGCTCGTGCGGACGACGAGCGGGCCGCATCTGCGTTTCGAGAGATCGAGTCGGTGATGAACTCGCTGTTTTTACATGCCGTGCAGAATCATTCGTCTGCTAGTGCAAGTTCTACACCGAAAGTGCATCCTTGGTGGGAAAAAGCGATGGATTTCGTCAGCGGTGCCGTGTACTCGATTGCCTCTTCGAGTTCGTGGGGGCTGTTGGAATGGGCGGTCGATGATGAGGCGGACCTGCGAAGCGATGAGTATATGGAAGGAAAAATCTTCGGGGACTACCTCTCGACAGGAATCGGCGTGGTCACCGCCCTTGACGGCCTCCTCGTAGCAGCCGGAGGAGCGGCCGGCGGAGTCCTCCTCTCCTGGACAGGCGTCGGTGCCGTCGCCGGAGCCGGAGTAGCAGTCGCTGGTGTCGCCGAAGCCGGTTATGGAGCGGGGATTGCGTATAAGGGGTATAGCAATCTGAAGCAAGACCAAGCCTTGATGGAGGCGAGGAAGTCTCAGTCCGAGTCTGTGGGACCGGGAGAATCATCCTCTACGAAGAACAGTGAAAGTACTGCCTCGGCAAAGAAACCTCTCCCTGACTGGTTAAAGAAACAATGGGATGCTGGAAATACTTTTAATAAGGAAAATCGACCGCGCTATCCGTATAATGAAGTAGAAGTAGTAGTTGACGGGCAAAAATATGTCGTGGATTCCTATGTTCCAGGAAAGGAAATTGTCTCTAGGAAATATACTCAACTTGCAGAAATCCAAGAAAAAACAGCGTTCAGTTACTTGTCTGAGTTTACGAAAAAGTATTCTTCCGGTGCAAAAATAACGGATGGAAGATTCAATCCAAACGCACTCAAAGGTGGTCGCTTAGAGGGTGAATTGGTGTTAGAAGTCCCAATACAATTCCAAGCAATACCTCAAAAAATACTAGATGAAGCAACCAAAAGGTTTATCATAATACGTGATATTAATGGGAAGGTGTACAACTGA
- a CDS encoding DUF1697 domain-containing protein, producing MMHYLALLRGINVGGNKKIKMAELKQLLETNGLGRVQTYIQSGNVLFESEEDPLALQTKIETEIKNAFGFSVAVILRTADELKRVIADCPYSPDSLAEGDSIHVTFLGEEPSEKDLEKLSAGANEFDEYQILGREIHIWYRQRILDSKLTNQLQKLKVPASSRNWNTVTKLAEMMQAMEV from the coding sequence GTGATGCACTATCTGGCGTTGTTACGAGGGATTAATGTAGGCGGGAATAAAAAGATCAAGATGGCCGAGCTGAAACAACTGCTGGAAACCAACGGGCTTGGACGTGTACAGACGTATATCCAAAGCGGCAACGTTCTGTTCGAATCGGAGGAAGACCCGCTGGCTCTCCAGACGAAAATCGAAACGGAGATCAAAAATGCGTTCGGCTTCTCCGTCGCTGTGATTTTGCGAACTGCGGATGAATTGAAACGCGTGATTGCGGATTGTCCGTACTCTCCGGATTCCTTGGCGGAGGGAGACTCCATCCACGTTACTTTTTTGGGGGAGGAGCCCTCGGAGAAGGACTTGGAAAAACTGTCTGCGGGGGCCAATGAATTCGACGAATACCAGATTCTCGGCCGCGAGATCCACATCTGGTACCGCCAACGAATTCTCGACTCCAAACTCACGAATCAACTGCAAAAACTCAAAGTACCCGCGTCCTCCCGCAACTGGAACACGGTGACGAAACTGGCGGAGATGATGCAAGCGATGGAGGTCTAA
- a CDS encoding glycoside hydrolase family 32 protein: protein MSRQESQDRHERHQDLARDAERRVTQAAQKTLGSHRLAYHIMAPANWINDPNGLIQYKGEYHVFYQHHPDSPKWGPMHWGHVRSKDLVHWERLPIALAPSEEYDRDGCFSGCAVVNDAGELTLIYTGNVWTNEQETELRQQQCLATSRDGVTFTKDAEQLQVPDVPFDCQGHLRDPKVWKEGDLWYMILGTREDNDGKVVLYRSQNLRDWSYMGVAAESDGTLGYMWECPDLFSLNGKEVLVFSPQGMEPQGDLYQNLHQTGYLVGHLDYETGRLEHGAFTELDKGFDFYAAQTFLDEQGRRILIGWMDMWESAMPTQEYGWAGALTIPRLLELTDEDRLLMKPVPELEALRGEGFHAQDVEVSSGTQVLQSVKGDAFEVLAEFDLTTCEAETFGIKVRCSEEGAEETVVSFSRQTSTLTFDRNRSGAGVAGVRRAQLHGRDQQTLRLHLFVDRSSLEVFANDGVIVLTGRIYPNEASQGVHLFAEGGSVKLLSLDVWKLS from the coding sequence ATGTCACGTCAGGAAAGTCAGGATCGTCACGAACGCCATCAAGACCTAGCAAGAGACGCAGAACGCCGAGTCACCCAAGCCGCGCAAAAAACACTCGGCTCGCACCGTCTGGCCTACCACATCATGGCCCCTGCCAATTGGATCAACGACCCCAACGGATTGATTCAATACAAAGGGGAGTACCACGTCTTCTACCAGCATCACCCCGACTCCCCGAAGTGGGGCCCGATGCATTGGGGGCATGTGAGAAGCAAGGACTTGGTTCATTGGGAGCGACTGCCGATCGCGTTGGCACCCAGCGAAGAGTACGACCGAGACGGATGTTTTTCCGGATGTGCGGTGGTGAACGACGCGGGCGAGTTGACCCTGATCTACACCGGAAATGTTTGGACCAACGAGCAAGAAACCGAACTTCGGCAACAGCAGTGCTTGGCAACCTCCCGTGACGGGGTGACGTTTACCAAAGACGCAGAGCAGTTGCAAGTCCCCGACGTCCCGTTCGATTGTCAGGGCCATCTGCGCGACCCGAAAGTTTGGAAGGAGGGCGATCTCTGGTACATGATCTTGGGCACCCGGGAAGACAACGACGGAAAAGTCGTGCTCTACCGCTCGCAGAATTTGCGGGACTGGTCGTACATGGGCGTGGCAGCAGAGAGCGACGGAACGCTTGGGTACATGTGGGAGTGTCCCGATCTTTTTTCTCTGAACGGCAAAGAAGTCTTGGTGTTCTCCCCGCAAGGCATGGAGCCGCAGGGAGACCTCTACCAAAACTTGCACCAAACCGGGTATCTCGTCGGCCATTTGGACTACGAGACGGGGCGTTTGGAGCACGGGGCTTTCACCGAACTCGACAAGGGCTTTGACTTCTACGCGGCACAGACCTTCCTCGATGAACAGGGTCGGCGAATTCTGATCGGGTGGATGGACATGTGGGAATCGGCGATGCCGACTCAGGAGTACGGTTGGGCCGGTGCGCTCACGATTCCGCGACTTTTGGAGTTGACGGATGAGGACCGACTGCTTATGAAGCCGGTGCCGGAGTTGGAAGCACTGCGGGGAGAAGGTTTTCACGCGCAAGATGTGGAGGTCTCGTCAGGCACGCAGGTTTTGCAAAGCGTGAAAGGCGATGCCTTCGAGGTCCTGGCCGAGTTCGACCTGACCACCTGTGAAGCCGAAACGTTTGGGATCAAAGTCCGTTGTTCTGAGGAGGGAGCGGAGGAGACGGTCGTTTCATTCTCCAGGCAAACTTCAACCCTGACCTTCGACCGCAATCGCTCGGGAGCCGGTGTTGCAGGCGTGCGACGGGCACAACTCCACGGACGAGATCAGCAAACCTTGCGTCTCCACCTGTTCGTCGACCGCTCGTCACTTGAAGTTTTCGCCAACGACGGCGTGATCGTGCTGACAGGTCGAATCTATCCAAACGAAGCAAGCCAAGGCGTGCACCTGTTTGCAGAGGGCGGCTCGGTGAAACTCCTCTCTTTGGACGTATGGAAGCTGTCATGA
- a CDS encoding CBO0543 family protein — protein MSVEFMVLSLSWIMLPLLWMMVPKQKIHHALIAALFCQMLGWAIDLTVVQMRWVEYPVREFPHATRFNFSLFTLFYPTLIMLFVLYAPRSPRRQAGHFLLCALGLTLFAELLRTYTNLSAYRHWAWYCSFLTFSLKIYATFWFTRWFQKGLVS, from the coding sequence ATGTCGGTTGAATTCATGGTCTTGAGTCTGTCTTGGATCATGCTCCCCTTGCTCTGGATGATGGTGCCCAAACAGAAAATCCACCACGCCTTGATTGCCGCGCTGTTTTGTCAGATGCTCGGGTGGGCGATCGATCTGACCGTCGTGCAAATGAGATGGGTGGAATACCCCGTCCGTGAATTTCCGCATGCCACTCGGTTTAATTTTTCGTTGTTCACCCTCTTCTACCCCACGCTGATTATGCTTTTCGTTTTGTATGCACCTCGCTCTCCGAGGAGACAGGCGGGGCATTTCCTCCTGTGCGCGTTGGGGTTGACGTTGTTTGCGGAACTTCTGAGAACGTACACGAATTTGAGTGCGTATCGACACTGGGCTTGGTACTGTTCATTTCTGACGTTTTCGTTGAAAATCTACGCCACGTTTTGGTTCACAAGATGGTTTCAAAAAGGGCTCGTGTCATGA
- a CDS encoding CBO0543 family protein: MVSLEVLILVGSWIATGVLLWMYVPQDKLRDAWLIFLSKQVVTCSGGLFVVEMRWIEYPVRLLSYANRTSITFEFYVYPALCVLFNLHYPEGKGFWRELLHYVLYTSAITGVEKILEKYTNLITYVKWEWYWTFLSILLTFYLIHRFYFWYRKSLTTSTEDAHVG; this comes from the coding sequence TTGGTCTCCCTTGAAGTCTTGATTCTCGTTGGTTCTTGGATTGCAACGGGCGTTTTGCTCTGGATGTACGTGCCCCAGGATAAACTGCGGGATGCGTGGCTGATTTTTTTGTCCAAGCAGGTCGTGACTTGCAGCGGGGGGTTGTTCGTTGTGGAGATGAGGTGGATTGAATACCCCGTTCGACTGCTCAGCTACGCCAACCGCACGAGTATCACGTTTGAGTTTTACGTGTATCCGGCACTTTGCGTGTTGTTCAACTTGCATTATCCCGAGGGCAAAGGCTTCTGGCGGGAATTGCTTCATTATGTGCTGTACACGTCTGCGATTACCGGAGTGGAGAAAATCTTGGAGAAGTACACCAATCTCATCACCTACGTGAAATGGGAGTGGTATTGGACGTTCCTGTCGATCCTGCTGACATTCTACCTCATTCATCGCTTCTATTTCTGGTATCGCAAGAGTCTCACCACGAGTACGGAGGATGCTCATGTCGGTTGA
- a CDS encoding RHS repeat-associated core domain-containing protein, with amino-acid sequence MAPLTPLVDATMTYTSDNRLVTFNGLPVNYDADGNLLTVPMNGMLQDFQYDARNRLISAGGYTYTYNAENIRTAVSGNGKTTNFVVNPQSLYSQVLMETDEQGNIISRYVYGLGLVGREAVDGSYSVYHYDRRGSTTSLTDASGELTDTYMYGPYGELMDHQGTTENHFLYNGRYGVVTDPNGLYYMRARYYSPEIKRFVNRDVVNGNVVDGQSMNHFAFVNGNPITGVDPFGLSRDGDDSTLSKAGDTVLDFIPWVGTIKGFQQAFNGTNYVTGQTLSTGDRWAEGIGSVTGLIPIPGAKIGGKYLAKGAFALFGGFVKQEAKEEAKQEVKRGITLNLQLFAANKAADEVVQQVTRRQAFREAKRAAGIPVSAQFLKHGYVYDGTSENRTVYEFLVDGKSKYIILHEEDKMGRGPHFHGADDSKGNPFDKGRYQQYEGHFPEDFGGFI; translated from the coding sequence GTGGCACCGCTGACTCCGTTGGTGGATGCGACGATGACGTACACGTCGGACAACCGACTTGTGACGTTTAACGGACTTCCTGTAAACTACGATGCAGATGGGAATTTGCTCACCGTTCCGATGAACGGCATGTTGCAAGATTTTCAGTATGACGCTCGCAACCGTTTGATTTCAGCGGGTGGATACACCTATACGTACAACGCGGAGAACATCCGCACGGCTGTCAGCGGCAATGGCAAGACGACGAACTTCGTGGTCAACCCTCAATCGCTGTATTCGCAAGTGTTGATGGAAACCGATGAGCAAGGCAACATCATCTCACGCTACGTCTACGGCCTTGGATTGGTGGGACGTGAAGCGGTGGACGGCTCGTACAGCGTCTATCATTATGACCGTCGAGGCAGCACGACGTCGCTGACCGATGCGAGCGGTGAACTGACCGACACCTACATGTACGGTCCGTATGGGGAATTGATGGATCACCAAGGTACGACGGAAAACCATTTCCTGTACAATGGACGTTATGGAGTTGTGACGGATCCAAATGGTCTGTACTACATGCGTGCTCGTTATTACAGCCCGGAAATCAAGCGATTTGTAAACCGGGACGTAGTAAATGGCAATGTGGTAGACGGCCAATCGATGAACCACTTCGCCTTTGTCAACGGCAACCCGATCACGGGCGTTGATCCGTTCGGACTCAGCCGCGACGGCGACGACTCGACGCTTTCCAAAGCAGGCGACACCGTGCTCGACTTCATCCCGTGGGTCGGCACGATCAAAGGCTTCCAACAAGCTTTCAACGGCACCAACTATGTCACTGGCCAAACACTCTCCACCGGCGACCGCTGGGCGGAAGGGATTGGTTCTGTAACAGGCTTGATTCCGATTCCTGGCGCCAAGATTGGCGGTAAGTACCTTGCCAAAGGTGCATTCGCCCTGTTCGGCGGCTTTGTGAAGCAGGAAGCCAAAGAAGAAGCGAAACAAGAAGTAAAGCGCGGAATCACACTGAATCTGCAGTTGTTTGCAGCGAATAAAGCAGCAGATGAGGTCGTGCAGCAAGTCACCCGTCGACAAGCGTTCCGTGAGGCGAAGCGTGCAGCTGGTATCCCAGTTTCTGCACAATTTCTCAAACATGGATACGTCTACGATGGAACCTCGGAAAACCGTACCGTCTACGAGTTCCTTGTGGATGGGAAAAGTAAATATATCATTCTGCATGAAGAAGATAAAATGGGTCGTGGACCGCATTTCCACGGTGCAGATGATTCAAAAGGGAATCCGTTCGATAAAGGTCGTTATCAACAATATGAAGGACATTTTCCGGAAGACTTTGGCGGTTTCATCTAA
- a CDS encoding YxiF family protein produces MRQLKLKAKRKELAGQLTCLSPSVTYDSFLSVDETITLSKTLYQLLSTLPVTRQLGKGHDEAYQALVQVNSQLGKVSDEHVVLLHLQDRDSGAVVIKVSDYLEHLQMLMDFAGFFIGRRDFVLVHPELDFGICIERFEYHNNLVVWGL; encoded by the coding sequence ATGCGTCAGTTAAAGCTCAAAGCCAAACGTAAAGAATTGGCAGGGCAACTGACGTGCCTTTCTCCGTCAGTGACATACGATTCCTTTCTCAGTGTCGACGAGACGATAACGTTGAGCAAGACCTTGTATCAATTGCTCTCCACCTTGCCAGTGACTCGTCAACTTGGCAAAGGTCACGACGAGGCTTACCAAGCCCTTGTACAAGTGAACTCTCAATTGGGGAAAGTTTCGGACGAACACGTCGTGTTGCTTCACCTTCAAGATCGAGACTCCGGGGCTGTGGTAATCAAAGTTTCTGATTACTTGGAACACCTCCAAATGTTGATGGACTTCGCAGGCTTTTTCATCGGACGTCGAGATTTCGTTCTCGTGCATCCGGAATTGGACTTTGGGATTTGTATTGAGCGTTTCGAGTATCACAACAATCTAGTTGTCTGGGGATTGTAA
- the msrA gene encoding peptide-methionine (S)-S-oxide reductase MsrA codes for MEKATFAGGCFWCMVTPFEEMPGIHGIVSGYTGGHTENPTYEEVCSETTGHAEAVQITFDPEVFPYQKLLDLFWRQIDPTDAGGQFYDRGESYRTAIFTHNEEQKRLAEESKRELAESGRFDKPIATQIVPAGVFYPAEEYHQGYHKKNPTHYKRYRTGSGRDAFIDRHWSMRKDQGELRERLTPIQYAVTQENGTEPPFRNEFWNHKGEGIYVDIVSGEPLFSSLDKFDSDCGWPSFTKPLNMNNVKGQMDTTHGMVRMEVRSQQADSHLGHVFDDGPGPDGLRFCINSASLRFIPKQDLEKEGYGEYIQLFPQA; via the coding sequence ATGGAAAAAGCGACGTTTGCCGGAGGGTGCTTCTGGTGCATGGTGACACCGTTTGAGGAGATGCCGGGGATTCACGGGATCGTGTCCGGCTACACGGGGGGACACACCGAAAACCCAACCTACGAAGAAGTCTGCTCGGAGACGACCGGACATGCGGAAGCGGTGCAGATTACGTTCGATCCGGAAGTGTTCCCGTATCAAAAACTGCTCGATCTCTTCTGGCGTCAGATCGACCCGACCGATGCGGGCGGGCAGTTTTATGATCGTGGGGAGTCGTACCGCACGGCGATTTTTACCCACAACGAAGAACAGAAGCGACTGGCGGAGGAGTCGAAGCGCGAACTCGCGGAGAGTGGGCGTTTTGACAAGCCGATTGCGACCCAGATCGTGCCCGCGGGCGTCTTCTACCCCGCCGAGGAATACCACCAAGGCTACCACAAGAAAAACCCGACCCACTACAAACGCTACCGTACCGGCTCGGGACGAGACGCTTTTATCGACCGTCATTGGTCGATGCGCAAAGACCAAGGGGAACTGCGTGAGCGCTTGACCCCGATCCAATACGCCGTCACGCAAGAGAACGGCACCGAACCGCCGTTTCGCAACGAGTTCTGGAATCACAAGGGCGAGGGTATCTACGTGGACATCGTCTCGGGCGAGCCGCTGTTTTCCTCGCTGGACAAGTTCGACTCCGATTGCGGTTGGCCGAGCTTCACCAAGCCGCTGAACATGAACAACGTCAAAGGACAGATGGACACAACGCATGGCATGGTGCGCATGGAAGTTCGCTCCCAACAGGCAGACTCTCACCTCGGCCATGTCTTTGACGACGGTCCGGGTCCGGACGGGCTGCGGTTCTGCATCAACTCGGCATCTCTTCGCTTCATCCCCAAGCAGGACTTGGAGAAGGAAGGTTATGGCGAGTACATACAACTGTTTCCCCAAGCATGA
- a CDS encoding lamin tail domain-containing protein, translating to MKLISKSMFRFCAVLLALPLVTPTIHSASANTYSVPKLLITEVTPDSKTVGGGTGTPDAFEFVELYNTTSSTINLKNYRILYETPTQYEWTITTDKYIAPKSTFIVWIKSDSSATLADFNANYGTSLTSSQVFEVSAAGMANTASRTLSIAASDNVKISTASYDPENVAENIGIPYLYPTDGTNTMRLLSTDASKASPGSVFAGQVPPSAWDDVDPATPTGVTAKPGSGQVTLSWNANTESDLAFYRVYVDGVHYHTYRKETRSAVITGLNPEEDHTFEVTAVDTSNNASLKKAINSAALSIAITQQSVVGTPSGSFPEYTTFFSKATAGPIIPALAQDLTPQGMTYVASKNWFLVSHYREDGGSSMISVIDASTNKLLKSMTLYNADKTPSTGHVGGISATATDVWVTVGSSMARIPLTDIVNVANRDRVYIADKFPSVTKASFSTAANNILWVGEFYEDPDYLTDTTHYKTTRTGTAHHAWMAGYKLDPTTGKLPAGKYSGGSTPVTPDYILSIADDIQGATVMSDGRFILSTSYGRTNDSDLYVYQNVLSQSPHYYSTVNGTSVPSYFLDHNSCTTALTAPPMTEGLANMSGSLYVLFESGASSYTSGGKYPIDNIYKVNVTGL from the coding sequence ATGAAACTCATTTCAAAATCCATGTTCCGGTTCTGCGCTGTCCTGCTCGCCCTACCGCTTGTGACGCCGACGATCCACTCGGCCTCTGCCAACACGTATTCCGTGCCGAAGTTGCTGATTACCGAGGTGACGCCCGACAGCAAAACGGTAGGCGGCGGGACCGGTACGCCGGATGCGTTTGAGTTTGTAGAACTCTACAATACCACTTCTTCGACGATCAATCTGAAAAACTACCGCATCCTCTACGAAACTCCGACCCAATACGAATGGACGATCACCACCGACAAGTACATCGCGCCCAAAAGCACGTTCATCGTCTGGATCAAATCGGATTCCAGCGCGACGCTCGCCGATTTCAACGCCAACTACGGGACGAGTTTGACGTCCAGCCAAGTCTTCGAAGTCTCGGCGGCCGGCATGGCGAACACCGCTTCGCGCACGCTCTCCATCGCCGCGTCCGACAACGTCAAAATCTCCACGGCCTCCTACGATCCCGAGAACGTCGCCGAAAACATCGGCATCCCGTACCTCTACCCGACCGACGGCACCAACACGATGCGCCTGCTCTCGACCGATGCAAGCAAAGCGTCCCCCGGCTCCGTCTTCGCGGGCCAAGTTCCGCCGTCTGCGTGGGACGATGTCGACCCCGCGACGCCGACAGGAGTGACCGCGAAACCGGGCAGCGGGCAAGTCACTCTGTCTTGGAATGCCAACACCGAATCGGACCTCGCGTTCTACCGCGTGTACGTGGACGGCGTTCACTACCATACCTACCGCAAAGAAACGCGATCCGCCGTCATCACCGGCCTGAATCCCGAGGAAGACCACACCTTCGAAGTCACCGCCGTTGACACCTCCAACAACGCATCCTTGAAAAAAGCGATCAACTCCGCTGCGCTGTCGATCGCCATCACGCAACAATCGGTCGTCGGCACACCCTCCGGCAGTTTCCCGGAGTACACGACGTTCTTCAGCAAAGCGACGGCAGGCCCGATCATTCCGGCGCTCGCCCAAGACTTGACTCCGCAAGGGATGACCTACGTCGCGTCGAAAAACTGGTTCCTCGTCTCCCACTATCGCGAAGACGGCGGCTCCTCGATGATCTCCGTCATTGACGCAAGCACGAACAAACTTCTCAAATCGATGACCCTCTACAACGCAGACAAAACCCCGAGCACCGGACATGTCGGCGGCATCTCGGCAACGGCAACCGACGTCTGGGTGACGGTCGGCTCTTCGATGGCACGCATTCCGCTCACAGACATCGTAAACGTCGCCAACCGTGACCGCGTCTACATCGCAGACAAATTCCCGAGTGTCACCAAAGCCTCTTTTTCCACGGCGGCGAACAACATCCTCTGGGTCGGGGAGTTCTACGAAGACCCGGACTATCTGACCGACACGACGCATTACAAAACCACGCGCACCGGCACGGCGCACCATGCTTGGATGGCGGGCTACAAACTCGACCCGACCACGGGCAAACTCCCGGCGGGCAAATACAGCGGAGGTTCCACTCCGGTTACGCCTGACTACATCCTCTCGATTGCGGATGATATCCAAGGCGCGACGGTGATGTCGGACGGACGTTTCATCTTGAGCACTTCCTACGGCAGAACGAACGACTCGGACCTCTATGTCTATCAAAACGTGCTGAGCCAGTCGCCCCACTACTACTCGACGGTCAACGGCACCTCCGTCCCGTCCTACTTCCTCGACCACAATTCTTGCACCACCGCCCTGACCGCTCCGCCGATGACCGAAGGGCTCGCCAACATGAGCGGCTCTCTCTACGTGCTGTTCGAATCGGGAGCGAGCTCCTACACGTCGGGCGGGAAGTATCCGATTGACAACATCTACAAAGTCAACGTCACCGGCCTCTAA
- a CDS encoding DNA glycosylase — MTTLHWQDHHTHLVLPTPPEFRFSAVLGYLTRSTNECLFHVEEEKVYKLLPLESEDVLVEVSHSATDSGLLVRFLHKNPNEPELREQTAQYVREWFDLDRDLQPFYDLAEDDPVLREVVQEHYGLRIVGVPDLFEALCWAILGQQINLAFAYTLKRRFVETYGRKVEWEGRTYWLFPRPADVADLTVDALRDLQFTTKKAEYVIGVAHLMSQGTLSKQHLHQLDNLRAIEKELVKIRGIGPWTAHYVIMRCLRLPAAFPLEDVGLHNAIKHVLHLDSKPTRQELLDLSEGWGEWKAYATFYLWRMLY, encoded by the coding sequence GTGACGACTCTTCATTGGCAGGATCATCACACGCATCTCGTGCTCCCGACACCGCCGGAATTTCGTTTTTCCGCCGTTCTTGGGTACCTGACCCGTTCGACGAACGAGTGTTTGTTTCATGTGGAGGAGGAGAAGGTGTACAAACTGTTGCCGCTGGAGTCTGAGGACGTGCTGGTGGAAGTGAGCCACAGCGCGACAGACTCCGGGCTGCTCGTCCGCTTTTTACATAAGAACCCAAACGAACCGGAGCTGCGAGAGCAGACCGCTCAGTATGTACGAGAGTGGTTTGATCTGGATCGTGACCTGCAACCGTTCTACGATCTCGCGGAGGACGACCCTGTTCTGCGCGAGGTCGTGCAGGAACACTACGGGCTGCGGATCGTCGGCGTGCCGGATTTGTTTGAAGCGCTGTGTTGGGCGATCCTGGGCCAGCAGATCAACTTGGCGTTTGCCTACACGCTCAAGCGGCGTTTCGTGGAGACCTACGGGCGCAAAGTCGAGTGGGAGGGGCGGACGTATTGGCTTTTTCCAAGGCCGGCCGATGTGGCAGATTTGACGGTTGACGCACTTCGCGACTTGCAATTCACAACGAAAAAAGCGGAGTACGTCATCGGCGTCGCCCATCTGATGTCCCAAGGCACGCTCTCCAAACAACACCTCCACCAACTCGACAACCTCCGTGCCATTGAAAAAGAGCTCGTGAAAATTCGCGGAATCGGACCGTGGACCGCGCATTATGTGATCATGCGCTGTCTGCGTCTCCCCGCCGCTTTTCCCCTTGAGGATGTCGGTTTGCACAACGCCATCAAGCACGTCCTCCATCTCGACTCCAAGCCGACTCGGCAAGAACTCCTCGACCTGTCGGAAGGCTGGGGCGAGTGGAAAGCCTACGCGACGTTCTATCTGTGGCGGATGCTGTATTAG